From Pelosinus fermentans DSM 17108, the proteins below share one genomic window:
- a CDS encoding glycogen/starch/alpha-glucan phosphorylase: MLMDKDEFKAIFVNNLQTMFGKGIEEASINNKYMALSRVIRDCISKNWMETNKQYSETGVKQVYYFSMEFLLGKALDMHLVNGGVKEIYREALEELGIDLNELEKQEADPGLGNGGLGRLAACFMESMAAVGIPGHGCGIRYTYGLFEQKIVDHNQVELPDNWLQDGYAWEFRKADKAVEVKFGGTINSSQQGERWVFTHENYEAVLAVPYDVPLAGYHNNTVNTLRLWNAESLHDTFDLASFNRGEYLEAMEYRSSVGLISKILYPQDNFYEGRLLRLKQQYFFVSAGLQSIIRRYKKRYSSMKQLPKRVAVHINDTHPAIAVPELMRLLMDQEELSWDDAWKITTETISYTNHTIMPEALETWPVEMFKSLLPRMYMIVHEINERVCRSLWDAYPGDWERIRSMAVIADNMVHMARLAVVGSHSVNGVAQIHTDILKEHIMSNFHKFYPKKFNNKTNGITHRRWLLKANPELAGIITDCIGSGWITDPQKLEEFGRFDTDKIIQEKVRKVKHNNKKILAKYIKEKTGVTIDARSIFDVHIKRIHSYKRQILNVFHIMDLYNRLKENPSLAITPRTFIFAGKAAPGYYIAKQTIKLISVLASLINKDKDIKGKLKVIFLENYSVSLGELLFPAADVSEQISTASKEASGTGNMKFMLNGAVTIGTLDGANVEIHDAVGDDNIFIFGLTSQQVFDYYNHGGYDAWQVYSSDIRIKTVLEQLVNGFLPYQREEFRPLYNSLLADNDEFFVLRDFDAYAKAQVELDKRYKQKNKWIEMSIHNIAQAGIFSSDRTICEYSRDIWHTKPVVITKP, translated from the coding sequence ATGTTAATGGATAAAGATGAATTCAAAGCCATTTTTGTAAACAATCTGCAAACGATGTTTGGTAAAGGGATTGAGGAAGCGTCTATTAATAATAAATATATGGCCCTAAGCCGAGTTATTCGTGATTGCATTAGTAAGAATTGGATGGAGACGAATAAACAGTATAGTGAGACAGGTGTAAAGCAGGTTTACTACTTTTCCATGGAGTTTTTACTGGGAAAAGCACTGGATATGCACTTAGTCAATGGGGGAGTCAAGGAAATCTATCGAGAAGCCTTGGAAGAACTAGGGATTGACTTAAACGAACTGGAAAAACAAGAAGCAGATCCGGGTCTGGGGAATGGTGGATTAGGTCGTTTAGCAGCCTGCTTTATGGAGTCCATGGCAGCTGTTGGTATACCGGGACATGGCTGCGGCATCCGCTATACTTATGGTTTATTCGAGCAAAAGATTGTAGATCATAATCAAGTGGAATTGCCCGATAATTGGCTCCAGGATGGATATGCCTGGGAATTCCGTAAAGCGGATAAAGCAGTAGAAGTCAAATTTGGCGGCACCATTAACAGTAGCCAGCAAGGAGAGCGATGGGTATTTACTCATGAAAATTATGAGGCTGTATTGGCAGTACCTTATGATGTTCCCCTTGCTGGTTATCATAATAATACGGTGAATACGCTGCGGTTGTGGAATGCAGAATCGTTACATGACACTTTTGATTTAGCTTCCTTTAATCGGGGTGAATATTTGGAAGCAATGGAGTATCGGTCCTCCGTTGGTTTAATATCAAAAATATTATATCCACAGGATAATTTTTATGAAGGACGTCTCTTGCGTTTAAAACAGCAGTACTTCTTTGTTTCTGCTGGACTGCAGAGTATCATCCGGCGTTACAAGAAGAGGTATAGCTCCATGAAGCAATTGCCGAAAAGAGTAGCTGTTCATATTAATGACACCCATCCGGCCATCGCTGTACCTGAACTGATGCGTTTATTAATGGATCAGGAGGAATTATCTTGGGATGACGCCTGGAAAATTACTACGGAAACCATTTCCTATACCAATCACACCATTATGCCGGAAGCCTTAGAAACATGGCCAGTTGAGATGTTTAAGTCGCTGCTTCCAAGGATGTATATGATTGTACATGAAATTAATGAACGCGTGTGCCGCAGTTTATGGGATGCCTATCCCGGAGACTGGGAGCGAATCCGAAGCATGGCAGTGATTGCTGATAATATGGTGCATATGGCCAGGCTTGCTGTAGTCGGCAGTCATAGTGTAAATGGTGTTGCTCAAATACATACAGACATCTTAAAAGAACACATTATGTCAAACTTCCATAAATTTTATCCTAAAAAGTTTAATAATAAAACAAATGGCATTACCCATCGGCGGTGGCTGTTAAAAGCCAACCCTGAGCTTGCCGGGATTATAACCGATTGTATTGGATCAGGCTGGATCACTGACCCTCAGAAATTAGAGGAATTTGGGCGATTTGACACGGATAAGATCATACAAGAAAAAGTCCGGAAAGTGAAACACAATAATAAAAAGATATTAGCGAAGTATATTAAGGAAAAAACAGGTGTTACCATAGATGCCCGTTCAATCTTTGATGTTCATATCAAACGCATTCATTCTTACAAACGCCAAATACTGAATGTCTTTCATATTATGGATTTATATAACCGATTAAAGGAAAATCCTTCTTTAGCCATTACGCCGCGGACTTTTATTTTCGCTGGTAAAGCAGCACCAGGTTACTATATTGCAAAACAGACGATTAAATTGATTAGTGTTCTGGCTTCGTTAATTAATAAGGATAAAGATATCAAAGGTAAGTTGAAGGTCATCTTTTTAGAAAATTATAGTGTCTCCTTAGGAGAACTGCTGTTTCCAGCAGCTGATGTGAGTGAGCAAATATCAACAGCCAGTAAAGAGGCTTCAGGGACAGGTAATATGAAGTTTATGCTGAACGGAGCGGTAACCATTGGTACGCTGGATGGAGCAAATGTGGAAATCCATGATGCGGTGGGCGATGATAATATCTTTATTTTCGGACTGACCAGCCAACAGGTGTTTGATTACTATAATCACGGCGGATACGATGCTTGGCAGGTGTACAGCAGCGATATCCGGATTAAGACCGTTTTGGAACAATTGGTTAACGGCTTTTTGCCCTATCAGAGAGAAGAGTTCAGACCCTTGTATAATTCTTTACTTGCAGATAATGATGAATTTTTTGTCTTACGAGATTTTGATGCCTATGCAAAGGCGCAGGTCGAATTAGACAAACGCTATAAGCAAAAAAATAAGTGGATCGAAATGAGCATTCATAACATTGCGCAAGCAGGTATTTTCTCAAGTGATCGCACCATTTGTGAATATTCTCGCGATATTTGGCATACGAAACCTGTAGTCATTACCAAACCATAG